A single Orcinus orca chromosome 2, mOrcOrc1.1, whole genome shotgun sequence DNA region contains:
- the DUOXA2 gene encoding dual oxidase maturation factor 2 — translation MTLWNGVLPFYPQPRHAAGISVPLLIVILVFLALAASFLLILPGIRGHSRWFWLVRVLLSLFIGAEIVAVCFSTEWSVGRVSTNTSYKAFSAARVRAHVGLHVGLAGVNVTLTGNPVQQLNETIDYNEQFIWRIGENYAGAYTEALQKGLPDPVLYLAEKFTPSSPCGVYRQYRLAGHYASATLWVAFCFWLLSNVLLSMPAPHYGGLALLITGAFVLFSVFAFASISSVSLCQLRLGSSELTTHYGAAFWITLATGILCLLLGVAVLSLHYARTSALRTFLDGSVKGLESQAKGSSSLILNNPLHKQFWGSDLTISTNL, via the exons ATGACTCTGTGGAACGGTGTGCTGCCCTTCTACCCTCAGCCCCGGCATGCCGCCGGCATCAGCGTCCCGCTACTCATTGTCATTCTGGTGTTCTTGGCCTTGGCTGCCAGCTTCCTACTCATCTTACCCGGGATTCGTGGCCACTCG CGCTGGTTCTGGTTGGTGAGAGTTCTCCTCAGCCTGTTCATAGGAGCAGAAATTGTGG CGGTATGCTTCAGCACAGAATGGTCAGTGGGCAGAGTTAGCACCAATACATCCTACAAGGCCTTCAGCGCGGCACGCGTCCGAGCCCACGTCGGTCTACACGTGGGCCTGGCGGGCGTTAATGTTACACTCACAG GGAACCCAGTGCAGCAGTTGAACGAGACCATCGACTACAACGAGCAGTTCATTTGGCGGATCGGCGAAAACTATGCTGGGGCGTACACGGAGGCATTGCAGAAGGGGCTGCCGGATCCAGTTCTCTATCTGGCGGAGAAGTTCACTCCGAGCAGCCCCTGCGGGGTTTACCGCCAATACCGCTTGGCGGGACACTACGCCTCGGCCACGCTGTG GGTGGCGTTCTGCTTCTGGCTCCTCTCCAACGTGCTGCTCTCCATGCCGGCCCCGCACTACGGAGGCCTGGCTCTCCTGATCACCGGCGCCTTCGTACTCTTCTCCGTCTTCGCCTTCGCCTCCATCTCCAGCGTGTCTCTCTGCCAGCTCCGCCTTGGCTCCTCCGAGCTCACCACTCACTACGGTGCCGCCTTTTGGATCACACTGGCCACGG GCATCCTGTGCCTCCTCCTCGGAGTTGCGGTGCTGAGTCTCCACTACGCTCGGACCAGCGCTCTTCGCACCTTCTTGGATGGAAGCGTCAAGGGCCTCGAAAGTCAGGCGAAAGGGAGCTCTTCTCTCATCCTCAACAACCCACTGCATAAGCAGTTCTGGGGCTCAGACTTAACCATCAGTACTAACCTGTGA